One region of Streptomyces subrutilus genomic DNA includes:
- a CDS encoding bifunctional salicylyl-CoA 5-hydroxylase/oxidoreductase has translation MSADAMRVAVVGGGPGGLYAAALLARQGHTVEVWERNAPDDTFGFGVVLSDETLGGIEQADSPVYAALSAEFVRWDDVDIVHRGRLLTSGGHGFAALGRRRLLEILHERCAGLGVRLRFRAEAPDAFALAASHDLVVAADGVHSATREAGAGHFAPTVTGGRCRYVWLAADFAFDAFRFEIAETEHGVMQLHAYPYAADASTVIVEMHEDVWRAAGFDLCDEAESAARCAKIFGEALRGRPLHGNRSTWTRFRTVVNERWSHGNVVLLGDAAHTAHFSIGSGTKLAVEDALALAEAVRREPDVPAALAAYEAARRPAVASTQRAAAASMRWFEEIAGYTGQPARQFAFNLLTRSRRVTHDNLRLRDERFTRSVERDFGCPDEATPPMFTPFTLRGLTLRNRVVVSPMDMYCARDGMPGDFHLVHLGARALGGAGLVMTEMVCVSAEGRITPGCTGLYTQEQAAAWQRITDFVHTSAPGTALGVQLGHSGRKGSTRLMWEGMDDPLPEGNWPLVAASALPYRPGVSAVPRALTRADMAAIRSEFAAAAVRAADCGFDLLELHCAHGYLLSGFLSPLTNHRTDGYGGTLENRLRFPLEVFDAVRAVWPEDRPMTVRLSATDWAPGGTSPEEAVRIAAAFAARGADAIDVSTGQVVADEAPEYGRSYQTPYADRIRNALGVPVIAVGAISSWDDVNSLLLAGRADLCAVGRPHLYDPHWTLHAAADQSYDGPAAPWPRPYRAGSRKPPTGRG, from the coding sequence ATGTCCGCGGACGCCATGCGGGTCGCCGTCGTCGGCGGGGGACCGGGCGGGCTGTACGCCGCCGCACTCCTGGCCCGCCAGGGCCACACCGTCGAGGTCTGGGAACGGAACGCACCCGACGACACCTTCGGCTTCGGCGTGGTCCTCTCCGACGAGACCCTCGGCGGGATCGAACAGGCCGACTCCCCGGTGTACGCGGCCCTGAGCGCGGAGTTCGTGCGCTGGGACGACGTGGACATCGTGCACCGCGGACGGCTGCTGACCTCCGGCGGCCACGGTTTCGCGGCCCTCGGACGGCGACGGCTGCTGGAGATCCTGCACGAGCGCTGCGCCGGCCTCGGCGTCCGGCTCCGCTTCCGCGCCGAGGCCCCCGACGCCTTCGCCCTGGCCGCCTCCCACGACCTGGTGGTCGCGGCGGACGGGGTGCACAGCGCCACCCGCGAGGCCGGAGCCGGCCACTTCGCGCCGACCGTGACCGGCGGGCGCTGCCGCTACGTGTGGCTCGCCGCCGACTTCGCCTTCGACGCCTTCCGCTTCGAGATCGCCGAGACCGAACACGGCGTCATGCAGCTGCACGCCTACCCCTACGCGGCCGACGCCTCCACCGTCATCGTCGAGATGCACGAGGACGTCTGGCGGGCGGCGGGCTTCGACCTGTGCGACGAGGCCGAGTCCGCGGCCCGCTGCGCCAAGATCTTCGGCGAGGCCCTGCGCGGACGGCCCCTGCACGGCAACCGCTCCACCTGGACGCGGTTCCGCACCGTCGTCAACGAGCGGTGGTCCCACGGCAACGTGGTCCTGCTCGGCGACGCCGCCCACACCGCCCACTTCTCCATCGGATCCGGCACCAAACTGGCCGTGGAGGACGCCCTCGCCCTCGCCGAGGCGGTCCGCCGCGAGCCGGACGTGCCGGCCGCGCTCGCCGCGTACGAGGCGGCCCGGCGGCCCGCCGTCGCCAGCACCCAGCGGGCCGCGGCCGCCAGCATGCGCTGGTTCGAGGAGATCGCCGGATACACCGGCCAGCCCGCCCGGCAGTTCGCCTTCAACCTGCTCACGCGCAGCCGCCGGGTCACCCACGACAACCTGCGCCTGCGCGACGAACGGTTCACCCGGTCCGTGGAACGGGACTTCGGCTGCCCGGACGAAGCGACCCCGCCCATGTTCACCCCCTTCACCCTGCGCGGCCTGACCCTGCGCAACCGGGTCGTCGTCTCACCCATGGACATGTACTGCGCCCGGGACGGGATGCCCGGCGACTTCCACCTGGTCCACCTCGGCGCCCGGGCGCTCGGCGGCGCGGGCCTGGTCATGACGGAGATGGTGTGCGTCAGCGCCGAGGGCCGCATCACCCCCGGCTGCACCGGCCTCTACACCCAGGAGCAGGCCGCCGCCTGGCAGCGGATCACCGACTTCGTCCACACCTCGGCCCCCGGCACCGCGCTCGGCGTCCAGCTCGGCCACTCCGGCCGCAAGGGCTCCACCCGCCTGATGTGGGAGGGCATGGACGACCCCCTCCCCGAGGGCAACTGGCCCCTGGTGGCCGCCTCCGCCCTGCCCTACCGGCCCGGCGTCTCCGCGGTCCCGCGCGCCCTCACCCGCGCGGACATGGCCGCGATCCGATCCGAGTTCGCGGCCGCCGCGGTCCGCGCCGCCGACTGCGGCTTCGACCTGCTGGAACTGCACTGCGCCCACGGCTACCTGCTCTCCGGGTTCCTCTCACCGCTGACCAACCACCGCACCGACGGCTACGGCGGCACCCTGGAGAACCGGCTGCGTTTCCCGCTGGAGGTCTTCGACGCGGTCCGCGCCGTATGGCCCGAGGACCGGCCGATGACGGTCCGCCTCTCGGCCACCGACTGGGCACCCGGAGGCACCTCGCCCGAGGAGGCGGTCCGGATCGCGGCCGCGTTCGCCGCCCGCGGCGCGGACGCCATCGACGTCTCCACCGGCCAGGTCGTCGCGGACGAGGCCCCGGAGTACGGGCGCTCGTACCAGACCCCGTACGCCGACCGGATCCGCAACGCGCTGGGCGTCCCCGTCATCGCCGTCGGCGCGATCTCCTCCTGGGACGACGTGAACTCCCTGCTCCTGGCCGGGCGCGCGGACCTGTGCGCCGTCGGCCGGCCCCACCTCTACGACCCCCACTGGACCCTGCACGCCGCCGCCGACCAGTCCTACGACGGCCCGGCCGCGCCCTGGCCGCGGCCCTACCGGGCCGGCAGCCGCAAACCGCCGACGGGCCGCGGCTGA
- a CDS encoding GNAT family N-acetyltransferase, which translates to MTWTFTSDLAAYLAAAGPAVAAQPVSNTLLLTVADALERRGPHAFGPADPVFGWWTGPDGAVSAGVLCTPPYPLQLGAVPAEAVRALAEALAAEPLLAGLHGFNARRPDAETLALAWGRPTRVAEETRLYRLGDLLAPDPAPAGRARRATGEDLPLLREWITAFDEELGLPAPASEAALRDRISYGGFLLWEHDGEAVSLASFSRPIGSACRVGPVYTPPEQRGRGYAAGVTHAASEAAYAAGASEVLLFTDLANPTSNGIYLRLGYTPVEDRAEIVPA; encoded by the coding sequence ATGACTTGGACCTTCACCTCAGACCTCGCCGCCTATCTGGCCGCGGCGGGCCCGGCCGTGGCCGCGCAGCCCGTTTCCAACACCCTCCTGCTGACCGTGGCGGACGCGCTGGAACGGCGCGGACCCCATGCCTTCGGCCCGGCCGATCCCGTCTTCGGGTGGTGGACCGGGCCCGACGGCGCCGTGTCCGCAGGGGTGCTGTGCACCCCGCCCTATCCGCTCCAGCTCGGCGCCGTGCCCGCGGAGGCCGTCCGGGCGCTGGCGGAGGCACTCGCCGCCGAGCCGCTGCTCGCCGGTCTGCACGGCTTCAACGCCCGCCGCCCGGACGCCGAAACCCTGGCCCTGGCGTGGGGGCGCCCCACCCGCGTGGCCGAGGAGACCCGCCTCTACCGGCTGGGCGACCTGCTCGCCCCGGATCCCGCGCCGGCCGGGCGGGCCCGGCGTGCCACCGGGGAGGACCTGCCGCTGCTGCGGGAGTGGATCACGGCCTTCGACGAGGAGCTGGGACTGCCGGCGCCCGCCTCCGAGGCCGCGCTGCGCGACCGGATCTCCTACGGCGGCTTCCTGCTGTGGGAGCACGACGGGGAAGCCGTGTCGCTGGCGTCCTTCTCCCGCCCGATCGGTTCGGCCTGCCGCGTCGGCCCGGTCTACACCCCGCCGGAGCAGCGCGGCCGCGGCTACGCCGCCGGCGTGACGCACGCGGCGAGCGAAGCGGCGTACGCGGCGGGCGCCTCGGAGGTCCTGCTCTTCACGGACCTGGCCAACCCGACCAGCAACGGCATCTACCTGCGCCTGGGTTACACCCCGGTCGAGGACCGTGCCGAGATCGTCCCGGCCTGA
- a CDS encoding PaaX family transcriptional regulator, whose protein sequence is MVEHSPRSLIVTFYGAYGRAFEGPVPVSALVRLLGAAGVDAPSVRSSVSRLKRRGFLLPARAADGSAAYELSAEARQLLDDGDRRIYGGRDDGAGGSGEWLVAVFSVPEQERHKRHLLRSRLARLGFGSVAPGVWIAPARLFGETEHTLERLHLTPYVELFRGAHLGFAPTAEAVARWWDLTALAKQHEEFLDLHEPALRALQSGPAPTPEEAYRGYLLALDSWRRLPYADPGLPRELLPADWPGDRAAAVFAELHTRLRDAGARFAQP, encoded by the coding sequence GTGGTGGAGCACAGTCCGCGGTCTTTGATCGTCACGTTCTACGGCGCCTACGGACGGGCCTTCGAGGGCCCGGTCCCGGTGTCCGCCCTGGTGCGCCTGCTGGGCGCGGCCGGCGTGGACGCCCCGTCGGTCCGCTCGTCGGTGTCCCGGCTGAAGCGGCGCGGCTTCCTGCTGCCCGCGCGGGCGGCGGACGGTTCGGCGGCGTACGAGCTGTCCGCGGAGGCGCGGCAGCTGCTGGACGACGGCGACCGGCGGATCTACGGGGGCCGCGACGACGGGGCGGGCGGGTCCGGCGAGTGGCTGGTGGCCGTGTTCTCAGTCCCGGAGCAGGAGCGACACAAGCGGCACCTGCTGCGCTCCCGGCTGGCCCGGCTCGGCTTCGGTTCGGTCGCGCCGGGGGTGTGGATCGCCCCGGCCCGGCTGTTCGGGGAGACCGAGCACACGCTGGAGCGGCTGCACCTGACCCCGTACGTGGAACTCTTCCGGGGCGCCCACCTCGGCTTCGCCCCGACCGCCGAGGCCGTGGCCCGCTGGTGGGACCTGACGGCCCTGGCCAAACAGCACGAAGAGTTCCTCGACCTGCACGAACCCGCCCTGCGCGCCCTCCAGTCGGGCCCCGCCCCGACCCCGGAGGAGGCCTACCGCGGCTATCTGCTCGCCCTGGACAGCTGGCGCCGCCTGCCGTACGCCGACCCGGGCCTGCCGCGCGAACTGCTCCCGGCGGACTGGCCGGGCGACCGCGCGGCGGCCGTCTTCGCCGAGCTGCACACCCGGCTGCGGGACGCGGGCGCGCGGTTCGCGCAGCCGTAG
- a CDS encoding AMP-binding protein, translating to MDLKPSAHADTFARDHLPPPDTWPELLFELPELAYPDRLNCAAELLDATIARFGAEGAARPAVRSAAGEVWSYGGLRERVDRLAHVLTADLGVVPGNRVLLRGPTGPWLAACWLAVVKAGAVAVTVLPQQRAQELATVCAMARVRHALCHVGALDDLVKAEVPGLRITGYGGEAPDDLLHLAEGHAGRPFPAVETSADDVALIAFTSGTTGRPKGCMHFHRDLLSIADTFSRTVLRPRPDDVFAGSPPLGFTFGLGGLVVFPLRAGACALLLEEAAPRHLLPALAEHRVTVLFTAPTAYRTMLDALGPYDVGMYDLSALRRCVSAGENLPAATWQAWYERTGLRIINGIGATELLHIFISAADGDIRPGTTGRVVPGWQARVVDPAGRPVADNEPGLLAVRGPVGCRYLADPRQGEYVRDGWNLTGDTYVRDPEGYFRYVARADDMIISAGYNIAGPEVEEALLRHPDVVEAAVVGRPDERRGQVVVAYTVVRDGVVLTEEDLRTFMRKELAPHKCPRSFVFLPALPRTATGKLQRFRLRDLE from the coding sequence TTGGATCTCAAGCCTTCCGCTCACGCCGACACCTTTGCGCGCGATCACCTGCCACCCCCGGACACCTGGCCGGAGCTCCTCTTCGAACTGCCCGAACTGGCCTATCCGGACCGCCTGAACTGCGCCGCCGAGCTGCTCGACGCCACCATCGCCCGGTTCGGGGCCGAGGGCGCGGCCCGGCCGGCCGTCCGCAGCGCCGCGGGCGAGGTGTGGTCGTACGGCGGGCTGCGCGAGCGCGTGGACCGGCTCGCCCATGTGCTCACGGCCGACCTGGGGGTCGTCCCGGGCAACCGGGTGCTGCTGCGCGGGCCCACCGGCCCCTGGCTCGCCGCCTGCTGGCTCGCGGTGGTCAAGGCGGGGGCGGTGGCGGTCACCGTCCTGCCGCAGCAGCGCGCCCAGGAACTGGCCACGGTGTGCGCGATGGCCCGGGTGCGGCACGCCCTGTGCCACGTGGGCGCCTTGGACGACCTGGTCAAGGCGGAGGTGCCGGGGCTGCGGATCACCGGCTACGGGGGCGAGGCTCCGGACGATCTGCTGCACCTCGCCGAAGGGCACGCGGGCCGGCCGTTCCCCGCCGTGGAGACCTCCGCCGACGACGTCGCCCTGATCGCCTTCACCTCCGGGACCACCGGACGGCCCAAGGGGTGCATGCATTTCCACCGGGACCTGCTGTCCATCGCCGACACCTTCTCCCGCACGGTGCTGCGCCCCCGCCCCGACGACGTGTTCGCGGGCAGCCCGCCCCTCGGGTTCACCTTCGGCCTGGGCGGGCTGGTCGTCTTCCCGCTGCGGGCCGGGGCCTGCGCGCTGCTGCTGGAGGAGGCGGCGCCGCGCCACCTGCTGCCCGCGCTCGCCGAGCACCGGGTGACGGTGCTGTTCACGGCGCCCACCGCCTACCGGACGATGCTGGACGCGCTGGGCCCCTACGACGTGGGCATGTACGACCTCTCCGCGCTGCGCCGCTGCGTCTCGGCCGGGGAGAACCTGCCCGCCGCGACCTGGCAGGCCTGGTACGAGCGCACCGGCCTGCGGATCATCAACGGGATCGGGGCCACGGAGCTGCTGCACATCTTCATCTCGGCCGCCGACGGGGACATCCGGCCCGGCACCACGGGCCGGGTGGTCCCGGGCTGGCAGGCCCGGGTGGTGGACCCCGCCGGCCGCCCGGTCGCCGACAACGAGCCGGGCCTGCTGGCCGTGCGCGGCCCGGTCGGATGCCGCTACCTGGCCGATCCGCGGCAGGGGGAGTACGTGCGGGACGGCTGGAACCTGACCGGCGACACCTACGTACGCGATCCGGAGGGCTACTTCCGCTACGTCGCCCGCGCCGACGACATGATCATCTCGGCCGGGTACAACATCGCTGGCCCGGAGGTGGAGGAGGCCCTGCTGCGCCACCCGGACGTGGTCGAGGCCGCGGTGGTGGGCCGCCCGGACGAGCGACGCGGGCAGGTGGTCGTGGCGTACACCGTCGTACGGGACGGCGTGGTCCTCACGGAGGAGGACCTGCGCACCTTCATGCGGAAGGAACTGGCCCCCCACAAGTGCCCGCGCTCCTTCGTCTTCCTGCCCGCCCTCCCCCGGACCGCCACGGGGAAGCTGCAAAGGTTCAGGCTGCGGGATCTAGAGTGA
- a CDS encoding acyl-CoA dehydrogenase family protein produces MNGFALGADQEAWCGQLRAQAADRLRPLAEKGEPGRVNRPLLAALGELGLLERVFASGALELCLLRESLAYGCTEAETALALQGLGAYPVLRSGSAAQRERWLPEVRAGRAVAAFALSEPGAGSDAAALELAAAPDTGPGSGSGSGGGWRLSGEKCWISNAPEADFYTVFARTGEGPGAKGVSAFLVPADRPGLTGEPLDMLSPHPIGSLAFDGVPVGREDLLGEPGQGFRVAMDTLNLFRPSVGAFAVGMARAALDATLAYTADRAAFGGRLSDLQAVAHRVAEMATRTEAARLLVYAAAGAYDGGSPDVPRRAAMAKLLATETAQYVVDHAVQLHGAVALRRGHLLEHLYREVRAPRIYEGASEVQRTIIAKELYRGAVAR; encoded by the coding sequence ATGAACGGATTCGCGCTCGGGGCGGACCAGGAGGCGTGGTGCGGGCAGTTGCGCGCACAGGCGGCCGACCGGCTGCGGCCGCTGGCCGAGAAGGGGGAGCCGGGCCGGGTCAACCGCCCGCTGCTCGCGGCGCTGGGGGAGCTGGGCCTGCTGGAGCGGGTGTTCGCCTCGGGCGCGCTGGAACTGTGCCTGCTGCGGGAGTCGCTTGCCTACGGCTGCACCGAGGCCGAGACGGCGCTCGCCCTCCAGGGCCTGGGCGCGTATCCGGTGCTGCGGTCGGGCAGTGCGGCGCAGCGCGAGCGCTGGCTGCCCGAGGTGCGCGCCGGGCGGGCGGTGGCGGCCTTCGCGCTGAGCGAGCCGGGGGCGGGGTCGGACGCGGCGGCGCTGGAGCTGGCCGCGGCCCCTGACACCGGCCCCGGTTCGGGCAGCGGTTCCGGTGGCGGCTGGCGGCTCAGCGGGGAGAAGTGCTGGATCTCCAACGCCCCGGAGGCGGACTTCTACACGGTGTTCGCCCGGACGGGGGAGGGTCCGGGGGCCAAGGGGGTGTCGGCCTTCCTGGTCCCGGCGGACCGGCCCGGGCTCACCGGCGAGCCGCTCGACATGCTGTCCCCGCACCCCATCGGCTCGCTGGCCTTTGACGGCGTCCCGGTCGGCCGGGAGGACCTGCTCGGTGAGCCCGGCCAGGGCTTCCGCGTCGCGATGGACACGCTGAACCTGTTCCGGCCGAGCGTCGGGGCGTTCGCGGTGGGCATGGCCCGGGCCGCGCTCGACGCGACGCTCGCGTACACGGCGGACCGGGCCGCGTTCGGCGGCCGGCTGAGCGACCTGCAGGCGGTGGCCCACCGGGTGGCCGAGATGGCCACCCGCACGGAGGCGGCCCGGCTGCTGGTGTACGCGGCGGCCGGCGCCTACGACGGGGGCTCGCCGGACGTTCCGCGGCGTGCGGCGATGGCGAAGCTCCTGGCCACGGAGACCGCCCAGTACGTGGTGGACCACGCGGTCCAGCTGCACGGGGCGGTCGCCCTGCGGCGGGGGCACCTGCTGGAGCACCTCTACCGGGAGGTGCGGGCGCCGAGGATCTACGAGGGGGCGAGCGAGGTGCAGCGCACGATCATCGCGAAGGAGCTCTACCGGGGGGCGGTCGCGCGATGA
- a CDS encoding RidA family protein: MSLERINPPELSPATGFSHAVAATGSRLVFLAGQTALDAAGKVVGETLPEQFERALSNLLTALAKSGGAPADLARVTVYAVDVAAYRDCAGELGLIWRRLAGRDYPAMAVIGVVRLWDDQALLELDGVAVLP, from the coding sequence ATGAGCCTCGAGCGGATCAACCCGCCGGAGCTGTCCCCGGCGACGGGCTTCTCCCACGCGGTGGCGGCGACCGGTTCCCGGCTGGTGTTCCTGGCCGGGCAGACGGCGCTCGACGCGGCGGGGAAGGTGGTGGGGGAGACCCTGCCGGAGCAGTTCGAGCGGGCCCTGTCCAACCTGCTGACGGCCCTCGCGAAGTCCGGCGGAGCCCCCGCGGACCTGGCCCGGGTCACCGTCTACGCGGTGGACGTGGCGGCCTACCGGGACTGCGCGGGGGAACTCGGCCTGATCTGGCGGAGGTTGGCGGGCCGGGACTATCCGGCGATGGCCGTCATCGGCGTGGTCCGCCTCTGGGACGACCAGGCCCTCCTCGAACTCGACGGCGTCGCGGTCCTGCCGTAG
- a CDS encoding aminopeptidase P family protein yields MTDTPPRLHTGSHDLPVSPELSRFMAEGWAASPLPGSDRVPGHAVTPARRARLSARFPGERLVIPAGGLKVRSNDCDYRFRPHSAYAWLTGLTGEDQAGHVLVLEPCGPHAHEAVLYLRPRSPRADGNEEFFRDRRYGEFWVGRRPDLAEAERLTGIRCAHLDLLGTQAGRDATTDPELAAALSELRLVKDAWEVEQLQLAVDHTAAGFEDVVRALPRALAHPRGERWIEGVFNLRARAEGNGTGYETIAAAGAHACTLHWIRNDGRLNGDELLLLDAGVETDTLYTADITRTLPLSGRFTPVQRQVYELVLAAQEAGIAALRPGASFGDFHRAGMRVIAEGLAEWGVLKDARGDLHRRYTLCSSGHMLGLDVHDCAKARAETYLGGVLEEGQVLTVEPGLYLQPDDETLPAELRGIGVRIEDDLVVTADGARLMSGALPRTVAGIEEWMGGLLEG; encoded by the coding sequence GTGACCGACACTCCGCCCCGCCTCCACACCGGCAGCCACGACCTGCCGGTATCCCCGGAGTTGTCCCGTTTCATGGCGGAGGGCTGGGCCGCCTCCCCGCTGCCCGGCTCCGACCGCGTCCCCGGCCACGCCGTCACCCCGGCCCGCCGGGCGCGCCTCTCCGCCCGGTTTCCCGGCGAGCGGCTGGTCATCCCGGCCGGCGGGCTGAAGGTCCGCTCCAACGACTGCGACTACCGCTTCCGCCCGCACAGCGCGTACGCCTGGCTCACGGGCCTGACGGGCGAGGACCAGGCGGGCCACGTCCTGGTGCTGGAGCCCTGCGGACCGCACGCCCACGAGGCCGTGCTGTACCTGCGGCCGCGCTCGCCGCGTGCGGACGGGAACGAGGAGTTCTTCCGCGACCGCCGGTACGGGGAGTTCTGGGTGGGCCGCCGCCCCGACCTGGCGGAGGCGGAACGCCTCACCGGCATCCGCTGCGCCCACCTGGACCTGCTGGGCACCCAGGCCGGCCGCGACGCGACCACCGACCCCGAACTGGCCGCCGCGCTCTCGGAACTGCGCCTGGTCAAGGACGCGTGGGAGGTGGAACAGCTCCAGCTGGCGGTCGACCACACCGCGGCGGGCTTCGAAGACGTCGTACGGGCACTGCCGCGCGCCCTGGCCCACCCGCGCGGGGAGCGGTGGATCGAGGGGGTGTTCAACCTGCGCGCCCGGGCGGAGGGCAACGGCACCGGGTACGAGACGATCGCGGCGGCGGGCGCGCACGCGTGCACGCTGCACTGGATCCGCAACGACGGCCGGCTGAACGGCGACGAACTGCTGCTGCTGGACGCGGGCGTGGAGACGGACACCCTGTACACGGCGGACATCACCCGCACCCTCCCGCTGTCGGGCCGCTTCACCCCGGTCCAGCGGCAGGTGTACGAACTGGTCCTGGCCGCCCAGGAGGCGGGCATCGCCGCCCTGCGCCCCGGGGCGAGCTTCGGGGACTTCCACCGGGCCGGGATGCGGGTGATCGCGGAGGGCCTGGCGGAGTGGGGCGTCCTGAAGGACGCACGCGGCGACCTGCACCGGCGGTACACGCTGTGCAGCAGCGGGCACATGCTGGGCCTGGACGTCCACGACTGCGCGAAGGCGCGGGCGGAGACCTACCTGGGAGGGGTCCTGGAGGAGGGCCAGGTCCTCACGGTGGAACCGGGCCTGTACCTCCAGCCGGACGACGAGACCCTGCCGGCGGAGCTGCGCGGCATCGGCGTGCGCATCGAGGACGACCTGGTCGTCACGGCGGACGGGGCGCGCCTGATGTCGGGGGCCCTGCCGCGCACGGTGGCGGGGATCGAGGAGTGGATGGGCGGGCTCCTGGAGGGGTAG
- a CDS encoding collagenase, translating into MSKHRAVRSSLLASAVAVTLLASAGQATTQAAEAPVPAAFAGAPAAAPAPAPNPFDEVDHLANANDATPAPAPAPGGQAITGQVPGAATAAAAPAERTEKSRKAAAQAPTARSVAAGVPCTLDGITGLGPEQFADFLADPAVLADGCLRGLIWTWDARLTPVMSDAHVQAVSRRISSLAAAHDGRNSSHLEEMFTYLHAVAYHDYSRSEIDVTDAPTVAAMRQAIADYGNAARSFDVTASNARTLREALYAGSAPGLRQHQLGLITKVLATMDPAHPATHLDAGWAGAALAALSVNYLGVYPGNQDDAFHAAVAADASYRAAFKAFAGYTHLKGTRNAWVARDALSEYGRFGQVEGLRGQVVADLGAMLEPVKASLGTEPWAKVVSWLNFYEACKQYGVCKEDIEKQIFPNTFVYDNGAIKVRTGLDRATVDQLYYASKQVKTQFHRVLGTDQPLAGDPNTTLNIVLYGSRADYENYHPILTGYDTNNGGIYIENGATFYTYQRRVPQDSSLTLEELFRHEYTHYLNGRFAVPGFFGEGPWYEGDRTTAMDEGTAEFFDGATRDNGIAVRKSLVKSIINDTANGGPRMTVEQLLNATYEGDGFRFYSYAGTFFEFLWTEKPSLLREMYTHLRANDVAAYDQWRHRLGADTYLQRDYDRFLNAQIAKVDQLFVPNTTFTPNDQLRDAALASVKSSFAAATYNTPDCVENGDPGKRRFTCTGRITANLKNWRSDDQNFKDMSETVDYFILDRAGAASNNLADMNCSFGPVEIWSNKVAGSASYSCEGPLRS; encoded by the coding sequence GTGTCCAAGCACAGAGCCGTGCGCTCGTCCCTCCTCGCCTCCGCCGTCGCTGTGACGCTCCTCGCCTCCGCCGGGCAGGCCACCACGCAGGCCGCCGAGGCCCCCGTCCCGGCCGCCTTCGCCGGCGCCCCGGCCGCCGCCCCGGCACCCGCGCCGAACCCCTTCGACGAGGTCGACCACCTCGCCAACGCCAACGACGCGACCCCCGCCCCCGCCCCGGCCCCGGGCGGGCAGGCCATCACCGGGCAGGTCCCCGGCGCGGCCACGGCCGCCGCCGCGCCCGCCGAACGCACCGAGAAGAGCCGCAAGGCGGCCGCCCAGGCCCCCACCGCGCGCAGCGTCGCGGCGGGCGTCCCCTGCACCCTCGACGGGATCACCGGCCTCGGCCCGGAGCAGTTCGCCGACTTCCTCGCCGACCCCGCCGTCCTCGCCGACGGCTGTCTGCGCGGCCTCATCTGGACCTGGGACGCCCGGCTCACCCCGGTGATGTCCGATGCGCACGTCCAGGCCGTCTCGCGCCGCATATCCAGCCTGGCCGCCGCCCACGACGGCCGTAACTCCTCACACCTGGAGGAGATGTTCACCTACCTGCACGCGGTCGCCTACCACGACTACTCCCGCTCCGAGATCGACGTCACCGACGCGCCGACCGTGGCCGCCATGCGCCAGGCCATCGCCGACTACGGCAACGCCGCCCGCAGCTTCGACGTGACCGCCTCCAACGCCCGCACCCTGCGCGAAGCCCTGTACGCGGGCAGCGCCCCGGGCCTGCGCCAGCACCAGCTCGGCCTCATCACCAAGGTCCTGGCCACCATGGACCCGGCCCACCCCGCCACCCACCTCGACGCCGGGTGGGCGGGCGCCGCCCTCGCCGCCCTCTCCGTCAACTACCTCGGCGTCTACCCGGGCAACCAGGACGACGCCTTCCACGCCGCCGTGGCGGCCGACGCCTCCTACCGCGCCGCCTTCAAGGCCTTCGCGGGCTACACCCACCTCAAGGGCACGCGCAACGCCTGGGTGGCGCGTGACGCCCTCAGCGAGTACGGCCGGTTCGGCCAGGTCGAGGGACTGCGGGGGCAGGTCGTCGCCGACCTCGGCGCGATGCTGGAGCCGGTGAAGGCCTCGCTCGGCACCGAGCCGTGGGCCAAGGTCGTCTCCTGGCTCAACTTCTACGAGGCGTGCAAGCAGTACGGGGTGTGCAAGGAGGACATCGAGAAGCAGATCTTCCCGAACACCTTCGTCTACGACAACGGCGCCATCAAGGTCCGCACCGGCCTCGACCGGGCCACCGTCGACCAGCTCTACTACGCGAGCAAGCAGGTCAAGACACAGTTCCACCGCGTGCTGGGCACCGACCAACCGCTGGCCGGCGACCCCAACACCACGCTGAACATCGTGCTGTACGGCTCCCGCGCCGACTACGAGAACTACCACCCCATCCTGACGGGCTACGACACCAACAACGGCGGCATCTACATCGAGAACGGCGCCACCTTCTACACCTACCAGCGCCGCGTCCCGCAGGACTCCTCCCTCACCCTCGAGGAGCTCTTCCGCCACGAGTACACCCACTACCTCAACGGCCGCTTCGCCGTTCCCGGCTTCTTCGGCGAGGGCCCCTGGTACGAGGGCGACCGTACGACCGCGATGGACGAGGGCACGGCCGAGTTCTTCGACGGCGCCACCCGCGACAACGGCATCGCCGTCCGCAAGTCCCTGGTCAAGAGCATCATCAACGACACCGCGAACGGCGGTCCGCGGATGACCGTCGAGCAGCTGCTGAACGCCACCTACGAGGGCGACGGCTTCCGCTTCTACAGCTACGCCGGCACCTTCTTCGAGTTCCTGTGGACCGAGAAGCCCTCGCTGCTGCGCGAGATGTACACCCACCTGCGCGCCAACGACGTGGCGGCGTACGACCAGTGGCGCCACCGGCTGGGCGCCGACACCTACCTCCAGCGCGACTACGACCGCTTCCTGAACGCGCAGATCGCCAAGGTCGACCAGCTCTTCGTGCCGAACACCACCTTCACCCCCAACGACCAGCTGCGCGACGCGGCGCTGGCCTCGGTGAAGTCCTCCTTCGCCGCGGCCACGTACAACACCCCGGACTGCGTGGAGAACGGCGACCCCGGCAAGCGCCGCTTCACCTGCACCGGGCGGATCACCGCGAACCTGAAGAACTGGCGCAGCGACGACCAGAACTTCAAGGACATGTCCGAGACGGTCGACTACTTCATCCTCGACCGGGCCGGCGCGGCCTCCAACAACCTGGCCGACATGAACTGCTCCTTCGGCCCGGTGGAGATCTGGTCGAACAAGGTGGCGGGGAGCGCGAGTTACAGCTGTGAGGGTCCCCTGCGCAGCTGA